The following are from one region of the Paenibacillus bovis genome:
- a CDS encoding ABC transporter substrate-binding protein/permease, with translation MKALKPWFACCLSMLMLFFTVIPLASAAQDNQKVITVGLSADFPPYEFHKKIDGTDQIVGSDVEIAKRIAADMGATLQIQDIPFDSLLPALNSGRIDMIISGMTPTEERRQNVDFSESYYISRQVIMTRVEDKDKYTSVDSLQGAAIGVQKGSIQEGIAKDIKGAKLTSVDRIADIVLSLESGRVDAAVMEGPVAEGQVANHDDLAITSATIPDSDTEMAIAVKKGNAELLGHINGTLAKLKQGDQVKKFVQDATALNSGEQQKSNNIFTIFWDYRQYYIKGIQYTLLLSAAGVLFGFLIGLVVALFRLSNVGILRWIAVTYTEILRGTPMLVQLLIIHYGIAQTFHIEFSVLESGIITLSINSSAYLAEIFRAGIQGVDRGQMEAARSLGMSHGMTMRSIIIPQAVKSVLPAIGNEFIVIIKESSIVSFIGVADLMFQAQAVRSITYSALNPLLIAAAIYFIMTFVLSKLLGMLERRWSVSDKR, from the coding sequence TTGAAAGCACTAAAACCATGGTTTGCATGCTGCCTGAGCATGCTCATGTTGTTCTTTACAGTAATTCCGCTGGCTTCTGCGGCACAGGACAACCAGAAAGTCATCACGGTCGGTCTGAGCGCAGACTTCCCGCCGTATGAATTCCACAAAAAAATTGACGGAACAGACCAGATTGTCGGTTCCGATGTAGAAATTGCCAAGCGGATTGCTGCTGATATGGGAGCGACCCTGCAAATTCAGGATATTCCGTTTGACAGTCTGCTGCCGGCGCTGAACAGCGGTCGGATCGATATGATTATTTCGGGGATGACCCCGACCGAAGAACGTCGTCAGAACGTGGACTTCTCCGAATCGTATTATATTTCCCGCCAGGTGATTATGACCCGTGTGGAAGACAAGGATAAATATACATCGGTAGACAGCCTGCAGGGTGCAGCGATCGGTGTACAAAAAGGTTCTATCCAGGAAGGCATCGCCAAAGATATCAAGGGTGCTAAGCTGACTTCTGTAGATCGCATCGCCGATATTGTATTATCTCTTGAATCCGGCCGCGTAGATGCTGCTGTCATGGAAGGCCCGGTTGCCGAGGGTCAGGTCGCGAATCATGACGATCTGGCAATTACATCCGCTACGATTCCGGACAGTGATACCGAGATGGCGATTGCCGTGAAAAAGGGCAATGCCGAGCTGCTCGGTCATATTAATGGCACTCTGGCTAAATTGAAGCAGGGTGATCAGGTCAAAAAGTTTGTTCAGGATGCTACAGCTCTGAACTCGGGCGAACAACAAAAGTCCAATAACATTTTCACTATTTTCTGGGACTACCGTCAGTACTATATCAAAGGTATCCAGTATACACTGCTGCTGTCGGCGGCAGGCGTACTGTTCGGTTTCCTGATTGGTCTGGTAGTTGCACTGTTCCGCTTGTCCAATGTAGGTATCCTGCGCTGGATCGCTGTAACGTATACCGAGATTCTGCGTGGTACGCCAATGCTGGTACAGCTCTTGATTATTCATTACGGAATTGCCCAGACATTCCATATTGAATTCAGTGTACTGGAATCGGGTATCATTACATTATCCATTAACAGCTCGGCTTATCTGGCAGAGATTTTCCGTGCCGGTATTCAGGGTGTGGATCGTGGACAGATGGAAGCGGCCCGTTCACTCGGTATGTCTCACGGAATGACGATGCGCAGCATTATTATTCCGCAGGCGGTTAAGAGTGTACTACCGGCAATCGGTAATGAATTTATCGTTATTATCAAGGAATCATCGATTGTTTCCTTTATCGGGGTAGCTGATCTGATGTTCCAGGCGCAGGCTGTTCGAAGCATTACCTATTCGGCGCTGAACCCGCTGCTGATTGCTGCAGCGATTTACTTTATCATGACGTTCGTGCTTTCCAAGCTGCTTGGAATGCTGGAAAGGAGATGGAGTGTAAGTGATAAACGTTAA
- a CDS encoding M20 family metallopeptidase: MNPTLLKTKISEHIQQHAEAFKAVSTYIGQNPELGNEEYKASARLKQELESHGFRIEAPVLDIETAFIATYTAAKPGPIAAFMCEYDALPEIGHACGHHLICMMSAGAAIGLKSVIDEIGGTIRVYGTPAEETRGAKVPMAAAGMFDDCDFAMMAHPYYAYEESGISLAMDALQFEYFGQSAHAAASPQHGINALDAILQLFNGINAMRQQTRSDTRIHGIINHGGVAANVIPDYASAQFYVRSGSRSYTNELVERVKQVAQGAALQTGCRLEISNYEYSYDELITNQMLSETFTHNLLNHGIRREEIHSGKDAGSLDLGNVSVRCPAIHPYVKITDEKHELHSIGFRDRAQEPQALEAMVFTATLLAETAFDVMTQPDLLARIRAEFDAKVNASN, encoded by the coding sequence ATGAATCCTACCCTACTCAAAACCAAAATAAGCGAGCATATTCAGCAGCATGCCGAAGCGTTCAAAGCGGTATCCACCTATATCGGGCAAAATCCCGAATTGGGTAATGAAGAATACAAAGCTTCTGCCCGGCTCAAACAAGAGCTAGAATCCCACGGATTTCGTATCGAAGCGCCTGTGCTGGATATCGAGACTGCTTTTATTGCTACCTATACAGCAGCCAAGCCTGGACCTATTGCTGCCTTTATGTGTGAATATGATGCACTGCCCGAGATTGGACATGCGTGCGGTCACCATCTGATCTGCATGATGAGTGCCGGTGCTGCAATTGGTCTCAAATCGGTTATCGACGAGATTGGCGGTACGATTCGCGTCTATGGTACACCAGCCGAAGAAACACGCGGTGCCAAGGTTCCGATGGCAGCAGCTGGAATGTTCGATGATTGCGACTTTGCGATGATGGCCCATCCTTATTATGCTTATGAAGAATCAGGGATCTCGCTCGCTATGGATGCCCTGCAGTTTGAATATTTTGGTCAATCGGCTCATGCCGCTGCCAGTCCGCAGCACGGGATCAATGCACTGGATGCTATTTTGCAATTATTTAACGGTATCAATGCGATGCGTCAGCAGACGCGCAGCGATACACGTATTCATGGCATTATCAATCACGGCGGCGTTGCAGCCAATGTGATTCCTGATTATGCTTCTGCCCAATTCTATGTTCGTTCTGGCAGCCGCAGCTACACAAATGAGCTGGTAGAACGGGTCAAACAGGTCGCTCAGGGAGCTGCTCTGCAGACAGGCTGTCGACTGGAAATCTCCAATTACGAATATTCCTATGACGAGCTGATCACCAACCAGATGCTGTCGGAGACTTTTACCCATAACCTGCTGAATCATGGCATCCGTCGCGAAGAGATCCATTCGGGTAAAGATGCCGGTTCACTGGATCTTGGCAATGTATCGGTACGCTGTCCGGCTATTCACCCATATGTGAAGATTACAGATGAGAAGCATGAGCTGCACAGCATCGGATTCCGTGATCGTGCTCAGGAGCCGCAAGCGCTGGAAGCCATGGTCTTTACCGCTACCCTGCTCGCTGAGACTGCTTTTGATGTAATGACCCAGCCGGATCTGCTGGCACGTATTCGTGCAGAGTTCGACGCTAAAGTAAATGCTTCGAATTGA
- a CDS encoding MFS transporter, translating to MTRTFFPRLQGNSRGCLAFEPFFLIPYSMVMTYATLYMYELGVSETAIGWITTLSLIVQVFSSFISGYLTDRMGRKKAVLYFDILSWSIAAILWAVSQNVWFFVAAALVNGFQRVPSTAFYCLVVEDTKPADRTYVFTLLQIISVIGGLFAPLGGLLVYAYGLVPGTRIMYALAFLLMTFQFVGRHLTTRETEMGYRKMKETRELGLGKSLIDYAGAIKEITASKTLLLIFSVYVLFNFQTTLKTTYLSLYMADYLNVDSDLISLVPAVSSVVMLLVLWLLTPRIPEQAIYKSMMAGFLLSVLSNLMLVIGPTTNLGWIAASTIIAAVGMMISSPYLEAAVANAIDDEKRAKIFSMLSVLILLITSPAGIIGGWAYTFDPRIPVWLIILAFGAAYLLIMRYQNRNVQSAV from the coding sequence ATGACACGCACCTTTTTTCCACGCTTGCAAGGCAATAGCCGCGGCTGTCTTGCTTTTGAACCTTTTTTTCTGATTCCTTACAGCATGGTGATGACCTATGCCACCCTGTATATGTATGAACTTGGTGTAAGCGAGACGGCTATCGGCTGGATCACGACACTTAGCCTGATTGTACAGGTATTCTCCTCTTTTATCAGTGGGTATCTGACCGACCGAATGGGTCGTAAAAAGGCCGTATTGTATTTTGATATACTAAGCTGGAGTATCGCTGCCATTCTGTGGGCGGTCTCGCAAAATGTCTGGTTTTTTGTTGCTGCTGCGCTGGTGAATGGATTTCAGCGTGTGCCTTCGACTGCTTTTTATTGCCTGGTCGTCGAGGATACCAAGCCGGCTGATCGTACTTATGTTTTTACACTGCTGCAGATTATTAGTGTAATCGGGGGTCTGTTTGCTCCGCTTGGCGGTCTGCTTGTCTACGCTTATGGTCTGGTCCCCGGCACCAGAATTATGTATGCGCTCGCATTTTTACTGATGACGTTTCAATTCGTTGGCAGGCATCTGACTACGCGTGAGACCGAGATGGGCTACCGCAAAATGAAGGAAACCCGCGAGCTTGGTCTTGGCAAAAGTCTGATCGACTACGCGGGAGCAATCAAGGAGATTACCGCCAGCAAAACCCTGCTGCTGATCTTCAGTGTCTATGTATTGTTTAACTTTCAGACGACGCTCAAAACGACCTATCTCTCACTCTACATGGCCGATTATCTTAATGTAGACAGCGATCTGATCTCGCTCGTACCTGCGGTATCTTCTGTTGTAATGCTGCTGGTGCTCTGGCTGCTCACGCCACGTATTCCGGAGCAGGCTATTTACAAGTCGATGATGGCTGGATTCCTGCTATCGGTATTATCCAATCTGATGCTGGTGATCGGGCCGACTACGAATCTGGGCTGGATCGCTGCTAGTACCATTATAGCCGCTGTCGGCATGATGATCAGTTCTCCTTATCTGGAGGCTGCTGTTGCCAATGCGATAGACGATGAGAAGCGGGCTAAAATTTTCTCCATGTTGTCCGTACTGATTCTGCTGATCACTTCACCAGCAGGTATTATCGGCGGCTGGGCATATACTTTTGATCCGCGTATTCCGGTTTGGCTGATTATTCTGGCTTTTGGAGCAGCGTATCTATTAATTATGCGCTACCAAAATCGCAATGTGCAGAGTGCTGTATAA
- a CDS encoding ABC transporter substrate-binding protein — translation MKVHQWIKSLLIAGTCTAILAGCGNAAKSTGTSSNSGASATPAVSAITIEHDMGSTTLQAPAKNVVALEWSFADDLLALGITPAGIADDNKPEAMNKLAGKSIEYMPMGERETPDLEKIAGVAPDLIIADTDRHSKIKQQLDQIAPTIVLNSRKGSYEDSLKDFEVIAKAVGKEEEAKQRLQQHDQIMADLKKQADALKEKRVLIGVARKDGFNAHTTASYAGAVLQDLGFDNVVKGTSADPYPDTNLETITSLDPDIIFIATDDSEAITNEWKKLPVWNNLKAVKNNQVYMVDRDIWTRFRGITPAEKIGQNAIDLLTGKAQSK, via the coding sequence ATGAAAGTACATCAATGGATTAAAAGCCTGTTGATCGCAGGTACATGTACAGCTATCCTCGCGGGCTGTGGAAATGCTGCAAAAAGCACAGGAACTTCATCAAACAGCGGTGCATCTGCTACTCCAGCAGTATCCGCGATTACGATAGAGCATGATATGGGCAGTACTACACTTCAAGCACCTGCCAAAAATGTAGTCGCGCTCGAATGGTCTTTTGCCGATGATTTGCTGGCACTGGGGATTACACCGGCAGGTATTGCCGACGATAACAAACCCGAAGCAATGAACAAGCTAGCTGGAAAATCGATTGAGTATATGCCAATGGGTGAACGGGAAACGCCAGATTTGGAGAAAATCGCCGGTGTTGCCCCCGATCTGATTATTGCAGATACCGATCGTCATTCCAAAATTAAGCAGCAGCTGGATCAGATTGCTCCTACCATTGTACTGAACAGCCGCAAAGGATCATACGAGGACAGTCTGAAAGATTTTGAAGTGATTGCCAAAGCCGTAGGCAAAGAAGAAGAAGCCAAGCAGCGTCTGCAGCAGCATGACCAGATCATGGCTGATCTCAAAAAACAGGCGGATGCTCTCAAAGAAAAAAGAGTACTGATCGGTGTAGCGCGTAAAGATGGCTTCAATGCTCATACTACTGCTTCCTATGCAGGCGCTGTTTTGCAGGATCTTGGTTTTGATAACGTAGTAAAAGGAACAAGCGCGGATCCGTATCCAGATACCAATCTGGAGACAATTACTTCACTGGACCCGGATATCATCTTTATCGCTACAGACGATTCCGAAGCGATTACGAATGAGTGGAAAAAGCTGCCGGTATGGAATAACCTCAAGGCTGTCAAAAACAATCAGGTATATATGGTAGACCGTGATATCTGGACCCGTTTCCGCGGAATCACACCCGCCGAGAAGATTGGGCAAAATGCAATAGATCTGCTTACCGGTAAGGCACAGTCCAAGTAA
- a CDS encoding PAS domain S-box protein — protein MNEVIISSQEYAELRKIKHHYQSIMNYTSDLISRHSLDESSTYLDVSPSCVELMGYTPDELLGTSGFAYVHPDDFQQVVHQIQSELIDNHSVTVVYRNLRKDGSYFWAEAVCRLVKDVNGNEIELLAIIRDISIRKVMEEQLQDRERQLLLLTNHTTDFLSQHKADYGATYVYASPACEPLFGYTVEEVMGTDGLSYIHPDDLPHVRDYLENIGHGKLTNASDAVSYRYLLKNGSYIWVESTCRYIYNEQGEREYIIGVTRNIHERREQARRLKESESRYKSLFEFNPLGIHALSLEGYYLSANASFQKMLGYTEEELKRSSFEKLVYAEDLEWTKSNFEKAKQGQTRLYELRTIHKDGHLVDVEVTNVPIYVGDELVGVYAIVQDITESKKNLNQIYKLSNEQKLILGSVSEGIFGIDLNGQTTFVNPAAVKMFGYEEGEMLGLKLLPHMEQSEPDGSPILSGSTPILDALQQGETRQRDEAVLWRKDNTSFLASYQVTPIIDHGQRIGAVIVIRDRTEENKIIQAREVAEQADRAKSEFLAIISHELRTPMNGMIGMMDLLRDTLETQEQQEYADIVMDSSNALLKIVNELLDFSKIEAGRMELEYEPVHLEELLEQITELFDKPALDKNITLNTRLDPTLPESIISDGNRLRQVLINLVGNAVKFTDVGGVMLSVQRKPHPDCSLIMIEFAVQDTGMGIPADQQAKLFQPFSQIGTARHGGTGLGLSICKKIIELMGGDVQMESKEGQGATFSFTLLLNVEDYAGLSTELPESLPQLEQDKGSYGPLRILIAEDHLINQKLLRTILTKKGYQPDIVYNGQEAVTAVSQQDYDIIFMDVNMPHMDGIQATRLIRQMDGLDHQPIIVAVTAFARKEERQLCMESGMEDFIPKPLRISDVEQSLERWAKVIYQRKSRG, from the coding sequence ATGAATGAAGTGATTATTAGCAGCCAGGAATACGCTGAACTCCGAAAAATCAAGCATCATTACCAGAGTATTATGAACTATACCAGTGATCTCATCAGCCGCCATTCATTGGATGAGAGCTCTACCTATTTGGATGTATCTCCTTCATGTGTAGAGTTAATGGGCTATACACCCGATGAGCTGCTTGGAACCAGCGGATTTGCCTACGTTCATCCGGATGATTTTCAGCAGGTCGTTCATCAGATTCAATCCGAGCTAATTGATAACCATTCAGTAACGGTAGTATACCGTAACCTGCGCAAAGACGGCTCTTATTTCTGGGCAGAAGCTGTCTGCCGTCTGGTCAAGGATGTCAATGGTAATGAAATTGAACTGCTGGCGATTATTCGGGATATCAGTATACGCAAAGTGATGGAAGAACAGCTGCAGGATCGGGAACGACAGCTTCTGCTTTTAACCAATCATACAACCGACTTTTTATCCCAGCATAAAGCAGATTATGGAGCTACCTATGTATATGCTTCACCGGCTTGTGAACCTTTGTTCGGCTATACAGTAGAAGAAGTAATGGGTACCGACGGACTGAGTTATATTCATCCGGACGATCTTCCCCATGTACGTGATTATCTGGAGAATATCGGTCACGGCAAGCTGACCAATGCGTCCGATGCAGTCAGTTACCGATACCTTCTGAAAAACGGATCGTATATCTGGGTCGAGAGTACCTGCCGATATATTTATAATGAGCAGGGTGAACGGGAATACATTATTGGAGTGACCCGGAATATTCACGAACGACGTGAACAGGCGCGCAGGCTAAAAGAAAGCGAAAGCCGGTACAAGTCCCTGTTCGAATTCAATCCATTGGGTATTCATGCACTCAGTCTGGAAGGGTACTATTTATCGGCAAATGCCAGTTTTCAGAAGATGCTCGGATATACAGAGGAAGAACTGAAGCGCAGTTCATTTGAAAAGCTCGTCTATGCGGAAGATCTGGAATGGACCAAGTCCAATTTTGAAAAAGCCAAGCAGGGGCAGACACGTCTGTATGAACTGCGAACGATTCACAAAGATGGACATCTGGTAGATGTCGAGGTCACTAATGTTCCGATATACGTGGGAGATGAACTGGTCGGTGTCTATGCGATTGTGCAGGATATTACCGAAAGTAAAAAGAACCTGAACCAAATTTACAAATTAAGTAATGAACAGAAGCTAATTTTGGGATCTGTGTCCGAAGGTATATTCGGTATTGATCTGAATGGACAAACGACCTTTGTCAATCCGGCAGCTGTAAAGATGTTCGGTTATGAAGAAGGGGAAATGCTGGGACTCAAACTGCTGCCTCATATGGAGCAGAGTGAACCCGATGGTAGCCCTATTTTGTCTGGAAGTACGCCTATTCTGGATGCGCTGCAACAGGGGGAAACTCGTCAGCGTGACGAAGCAGTCCTCTGGCGCAAAGATAATACCAGTTTTCTCGCTTCTTATCAGGTAACACCGATTATCGATCATGGGCAGCGGATAGGTGCTGTTATCGTGATTCGTGACCGCACTGAAGAGAACAAGATTATTCAGGCGCGCGAAGTAGCAGAACAGGCAGATCGCGCCAAATCGGAATTTCTGGCGATTATCAGTCACGAGCTCCGCACACCGATGAACGGTATGATCGGTATGATGGATCTGCTTCGCGATACCCTGGAGACTCAGGAGCAGCAGGAATATGCAGATATCGTTATGGATAGCAGTAATGCTCTGCTAAAAATAGTAAATGAGCTGCTTGATTTCAGCAAAATTGAAGCAGGCCGTATGGAGCTGGAATATGAGCCGGTTCATTTAGAAGAATTGCTGGAGCAGATTACGGAGCTATTCGATAAGCCTGCGTTGGATAAAAATATTACCCTGAATACAAGGCTGGACCCTACACTGCCCGAGTCTATTATCAGTGACGGCAACCGTCTGCGTCAGGTGCTGATTAACCTGGTGGGCAATGCGGTCAAGTTCACCGATGTGGGCGGTGTCATGTTGTCGGTACAGAGAAAGCCGCATCCCGATTGCAGCCTGATTATGATCGAGTTTGCTGTTCAGGATACCGGTATGGGTATTCCAGCCGATCAGCAAGCCAAGCTGTTCCAGCCTTTTTCCCAGATTGGAACAGCCAGACATGGAGGCACAGGACTGGGCTTATCTATCTGCAAAAAAATCATCGAGCTAATGGGTGGAGACGTTCAGATGGAGAGCAAGGAAGGGCAGGGGGCGACTTTCTCCTTTACCCTATTGCTGAATGTGGAAGATTATGCAGGACTAAGTACAGAGCTTCCGGAATCTCTCCCCCAACTGGAACAGGATAAAGGAAGTTATGGACCGCTGCGCATTCTGATTGCCGAAGACCATCTAATTAATCAAAAGCTACTGCGTACGATTCTGACCAAAAAAGGGTACCAGCCGGATATTGTTTATAATGGTCAGGAGGCCGTTACTGCAGTCAGCCAGCAGGATTATGATATTATTTTCATGGATGTAAATATGCCCCATATGGATGGGATTCAGGCGACGCGCCTTATCCGTCAAATGGACGGGCTGGATCATCAGCCGATTATTGTTGCGGTAACCGCTTTTGCCCGCAAGGAAGAGCGCCAGCTCTGTATGGAAAGCGGCATGGAAGATTTTATTCCCAAGCCGCTGCGGATCAGTGATGTGGAACAAAGCCTGGAGAGATGGGCAAAAGTGATCTATCAGCGCAAATCTAGAGGATAA
- the glgA gene encoding glycogen synthase GlgA, with protein MNILFAAAEANPFIKTGGLADVIGALPAALKKEKCDVRVVMPNYKSISESVRNQATLVTVIQVQIGWRSQYCGIKQFKQDGITFYLLDNEYYFGRDGVYGYGDDAERFAFFSRAVLDILPAVDFQPDIIHSHDWHTGMIPLLLKAQYHSVPFYSNIRTVFTIHNLLYQGTFPYSVLWSLFGLDDRYFHAEGVEYYGNVSYMKAGIVFADRVTTVSPTYAEEIKMPYYGYGLDGLLRSLGGKLRGIVNGIDTKSYNPATDPYLSSHYRSGTSKRLENKKALQEELGLPVDPKVPVISMVTRLVESKGLDLITRVLDELLYYDNVQFVLLGTGESAYEDWFREAVYRHPSNLAAEIRFSEGVARRMYAGSDMFLMPSKFEPCGISQLLALRYGSIPIVRETGGLNDTVHSYNEMTGEGTGFTFHSYNAHDMLYTIRRALSFYHQPKHWKQVMKNAMGGDYSWQTSAREYMDVYREAQQ; from the coding sequence ATGAATATTTTATTTGCAGCAGCCGAGGCCAACCCTTTTATCAAAACAGGAGGTCTGGCTGACGTTATTGGAGCGCTGCCGGCAGCTCTGAAAAAAGAAAAATGCGATGTTCGTGTCGTTATGCCCAATTACAAAAGTATCAGTGAATCCGTACGCAACCAGGCAACACTCGTAACCGTCATTCAGGTGCAGATTGGCTGGCGCAGCCAGTATTGCGGCATTAAGCAGTTCAAGCAGGACGGTATTACATTCTATCTGCTGGACAATGAATACTATTTTGGACGTGACGGCGTATATGGCTATGGAGATGACGCAGAGCGGTTTGCTTTCTTCAGCAGAGCAGTTCTGGATATACTGCCAGCCGTAGACTTCCAGCCTGATATTATTCATTCGCATGACTGGCATACGGGTATGATTCCGCTGCTGCTCAAAGCCCAGTATCATTCGGTTCCTTTCTATTCGAATATCCGTACTGTCTTTACTATTCATAATCTGCTTTATCAGGGAACTTTCCCTTATTCCGTATTATGGTCGCTGTTCGGTCTGGATGATCGTTATTTCCATGCAGAAGGAGTAGAGTATTACGGAAATGTGAGTTACATGAAAGCAGGAATTGTTTTTGCTGACAGGGTAACTACAGTAAGCCCTACATATGCGGAAGAGATTAAAATGCCGTATTACGGCTACGGCCTGGATGGCCTGCTTCGCTCGCTGGGTGGCAAGCTGCGTGGTATTGTAAACGGAATTGATACCAAAAGCTATAATCCGGCTACTGATCCGTATCTGTCTTCCCATTATCGCAGCGGTACCAGCAAACGGCTGGAAAATAAAAAAGCGCTGCAGGAAGAACTGGGTCTGCCGGTCGATCCCAAGGTTCCGGTTATTTCCATGGTAACCCGCCTGGTAGAATCCAAAGGACTGGATTTGATTACCCGTGTGCTGGATGAACTGCTGTACTATGATAATGTACAGTTCGTACTGCTGGGTACAGGAGAATCGGCTTATGAAGACTGGTTCCGTGAAGCCGTGTATCGTCATCCAAGCAATCTGGCAGCGGAAATCCGCTTCAGTGAAGGGGTGGCGCGCCGGATGTATGCCGGCAGTGATATGTTCCTGATGCCGTCCAAGTTCGAACCATGCGGGATCAGCCAGCTGCTCGCTCTGCGTTACGGCAGTATTCCGATCGTACGCGAGACTGGTGGACTGAATGATACTGTCCATTCCTATAACGAAATGACAGGCGAAGGGACAGGTTTTACTTTCCATTCGTATAATGCGCATGATATGCTATATACGATCCGCCGTGCGCTTTCCTTTTATCATCAGCCCAAGCATTGGAAGCAGGTTATGAAAAATGCCATGGGTGGAGATTACAGCTGGCAGACTTCTGCCAGAGAATACATGGACGTCTATCGCGAAGCACAGCAATAA
- the glgB gene encoding 1,4-alpha-glucan branching protein GlgB has product MVQKYTEYKLPTEEEIYLFHEGTNYHAYRQFGSHLTSEKGQKGVRFTVWAPHAKQVNVAGDWNNWDGQEYPLHKLDESGVWSGFVADISEGTVYKYVITSSSNDVFFKADPFAVHAEVRPATASVVKSLDGYKWKDAAWKRKRRLPYQRPLNIYEMHFGTWRQKEDGSLYSYTELAELLVPYLVDMGYTHVELMPLTEHPYDLSWGYQSTGYFAPTSRYGTPQELMYFVDTCHQAGIGVLLDWVPGHFTKDAHGLRMFDGTPLYEYADPDRAEKRGWGTLSFDFGKPEVRSFLISSALYWMDMYHFDGLRVDAVTSMIRLDFEREGGGWKPNQHGGVENLEAISFLQQLNKTIFQYHPYALMMAEESHAWPGVTKPAHENGLGFNYKWNMGWMNDTLDYVEASFEARPSKHNKLTFPLVYAYSENFTLPLSHDEVVHGKKSLLDKMPGTYEQKFAGLRLLLAYQMTHPGKKLLFMGGEFGQFIEWKDQDQLDWLLLDYEMHQKAQNYTRELNQLYLNSPALWERDHDWEGYEWLNADDAQNSVITYMRKGKKPADTLLVAINFQPVPRVNYRMGVPKAGTYTEIWNSDEPRFGGTGGRTVQTAASEKVEWNKQENSITLNLPPLSAIILRRSTARRKKV; this is encoded by the coding sequence TTGGTACAAAAATATACAGAATATAAATTGCCTACTGAAGAAGAAATTTATCTTTTTCATGAGGGAACCAACTATCATGCGTATCGTCAATTTGGCTCTCATTTGACGTCTGAAAAAGGACAAAAGGGTGTCAGATTTACCGTATGGGCGCCTCATGCCAAACAGGTCAATGTGGCAGGAGACTGGAATAACTGGGATGGGCAGGAATATCCTTTACATAAGTTAGATGAATCGGGGGTATGGAGCGGCTTTGTCGCCGATATCTCCGAAGGAACAGTATACAAATATGTGATCACTTCATCGAGCAACGATGTTTTTTTCAAAGCGGATCCGTTTGCCGTTCATGCCGAAGTGCGTCCGGCTACAGCTTCGGTAGTCAAATCACTGGACGGTTACAAATGGAAAGATGCTGCCTGGAAGCGCAAGCGTCGTCTGCCATATCAGCGTCCGCTGAATATTTACGAAATGCATTTTGGCACCTGGCGTCAAAAAGAAGATGGAAGTCTGTACAGCTATACAGAGCTGGCAGAACTGCTGGTGCCGTATCTGGTCGATATGGGATATACGCATGTAGAGCTCATGCCGTTGACAGAGCATCCTTATGATCTGTCCTGGGGCTATCAGAGTACCGGCTATTTTGCGCCAACCAGCCGCTACGGAACGCCGCAGGAGCTAATGTATTTTGTGGATACCTGTCATCAGGCAGGTATTGGTGTGCTGCTGGATTGGGTACCGGGGCACTTTACCAAGGATGCACATGGTCTGCGTATGTTCGATGGTACGCCGCTGTATGAATATGCCGATCCTGACCGGGCAGAGAAGCGTGGCTGGGGAACATTATCGTTCGATTTTGGCAAACCGGAAGTTCGCAGCTTCCTGATCTCCAGTGCGCTGTACTGGATGGATATGTATCATTTTGATGGATTGCGGGTAGATGCGGTAACCAGTATGATCCGTCTTGATTTTGAACGTGAAGGTGGAGGATGGAAGCCCAATCAGCATGGCGGTGTAGAAAATCTGGAGGCGATCTCCTTTTTGCAGCAGCTGAACAAAACGATTTTCCAGTATCATCCGTATGCGCTGATGATGGCGGAAGAGTCTCATGCATGGCCGGGGGTGACCAAGCCTGCTCATGAAAATGGACTTGGATTTAACTATAAATGGAATATGGGCTGGATGAATGATACGCTGGATTATGTGGAAGCTTCGTTTGAAGCCAGACCATCCAAGCATAACAAACTGACTTTCCCGCTCGTCTACGCCTACTCGGAGAATTTCACCCTGCCGCTGTCACATGATGAAGTAGTGCATGGCAAAAAGTCATTGCTGGATAAAATGCCGGGTACGTATGAACAAAAGTTTGCCGGTCTTCGTCTGCTGCTTGCTTATCAGATGACCCATCCCGGCAAAAAGCTGCTGTTTATGGGCGGCGAATTCGGTCAGTTTATCGAATGGAAAGATCAGGATCAGCTGGACTGGCTGCTGCTTGACTATGAAATGCATCAAAAAGCACAAAATTATACCCGTGAGCTCAATCAGCTGTATCTGAACTCGCCTGCACTCTGGGAACGGGATCATGATTGGGAAGGCTATGAGTGGCTAAACGCGGACGATGCACAAAACAGTGTCATCACCTATATGCGTAAAGGCAAAAAGCCTGCGGATACGCTGCTGGTTGCTATCAATTTCCAGCCGGTACCGCGAGTCAATTATCGTATGGGCGTACCCAAGGCAGGAACCTACACCGAGATATGGAACAGCGACGAACCAAGATTCGGTGGAACAGGTGGCAGAACGGTGCAGACTGCTGCATCCGAGAAAGTCGAATGGAACAAGCAGGAAAACAGCATTACACTGAATCTGCCACCGCTCAGTGCGATCATCCTTAGACGAAGTACAGCCAGACGCAAGAAAGTATAG